Proteins encoded by one window of Girardinichthys multiradiatus isolate DD_20200921_A chromosome 14, DD_fGirMul_XY1, whole genome shotgun sequence:
- the slc3a2a gene encoding solute carrier family 3 member 2a codes for MSKDTEIDMEEVKLNEVDQEKQPMTGDGPSPAGETNGSVKLKVPDDVVTFTGLSKEELMKVAGTPGWVRTRWVLLVLFWLGWIGMLAGAIVIIVQAPRCKPIPEMNWWNEGPLYQIPDLEAFSGGMKGLEAKLDQLTQIKVKGLILGPLHTVQADYVDTLNLKKINPLVGSDEDFEAVLTKAHKKSISVILDLTPNYKGSDPWFTGSDEVVEKLIDAAEHWINLGVDGIKVSALNIASGFADWPKLRAAVQGNRTEDAKKRALMGVVAGIPALQVSQLVNVSGVDLVLPDLLSTNVDGVERIKAVDTLYSQQSSVGWGLGASKLEPLSKVATTPDLQHLYQLLLFTLPGTPVFTYGDEIGLLPVNGTESPMMIWDTDEESPNLDEAAKANRTERSNLRSWFKSLSELRGKERSLLHGDYYPLDSSTSSLAFLRVWDQSERYITVVNWGAKPSKLKLTLPPTEGVILPETAKVMMSRDKNLAEDSSVSLDMITLGPEKAVILQFPFTG; via the exons ATGAGTAAGGACACAGAGATCGACATGGAGGAGGTGAAGCTGAACGAGGTGGACCAGGAGAAGCAGCCTATGACTGGAGACGGCCCTAGTCCTGCTGGAGAAACGAACGGCAGCGTGAAGCTAAAGGTCCCTGATGATGTTGTTACGTTCACTGGCCTGTCCAAGGAGGAGCTGATGAAGGTTGCTGGCACCCCAGG GTGGGTGCGAACCCGCTGGGTGCTGCTTGTCCTGTTCTGGCTGGGCTGGATCGGCATGCTGGCCGGGGCCATTGTGATCATTGTCCAGGCCCCTCGCTGCAAACCCATCCCTGAGATGAACTGGTGGAATGAAGGACCTCTCTACCAGATCCCAGACCTCGAGGCCTTCTCCGGTGGTATGAAAG GTCTTGAGgcaaagttggatcagctgaCCCAGATTAAGGTCAAAGGCCTGATTCTTGGTCCGCTTCACACTGTCCAGGCTGATTATGTAGACACCCTGAATCTTAAAAAGATCAACCCACTCGTAGGTTCAGATGAAGACTTCGAGGCCGTGTTGACAAAGGCTCACAAGAAAA GTATTTCAGTGATTCTTGATCTGACTCCAAACTACAAGGGATCTGATCCATGGTTCACTGGCAGTGATGAAGTAGTGGAGAAACTCATT GATGCAGCAGAGCACTGGATTAATCTGGGTGTTGATGGCATCAAGGTATCTGCCCTAAATATTGCCTCTGGCTTCGCTGACTGGCCAAAACTGAGGGCTGCTGTCCAGGGCAACCGCACTGAGGACGCCAAGAAGAG GGCGCTCATGGGTGTGGTAGCTGGTATTCCAGCTTTGCAGGTCTCACAATTGGTTAACGTCTCTGGTGTGGATCTTGTCCTGCCCGACCTTCTCAGCACCAACGTTGATG GTGTGGAGCGCATCAAAGCTGTGGACACCCTCTACTCTCAGCAGAGTAGTGTGGGCTGGGGTCTCGGTGCGAGTAAACTGGAGCCTTTGTCTAAAGTGGCAACGACTCCGGACCTGCAGCATCTCTACCAGCTCCTGCTGTTCACCTTGCCTGGAACCCCGGTGTTTACCTACGGAGATGAAATTGGCCTCCTGCCAGTAAAT GGTACAGAATCACCCATGATGATTTGGGACACGGATGAAGAATCTCCTAATCTAGATGAGGCTGCTAAA GCTAACCGGACAGAACGCAGCAATTTGAGGTCCTGGTTTAAATCCCTCAGTGAACTGCGAGGCAAAGAACGCTCGCTGCTTCACGGTGACTATTACCCTCTCGACTCCTCTACCTCCTCCCTTGCTTTCCTTCGTGTGTGGGACCAGAGCGAAAGATACATAACTGTTGTTAACTGGGGAGCAAAACCCTCAAAATTAAAACTTACCCTGCCTCCTACAG